A genomic segment from Necator americanus strain Aroian chromosome III, whole genome shotgun sequence encodes:
- a CDS encoding hypothetical protein (NECATOR_CHRIII.G12779.T1), with amino-acid sequence MGVLFHCRIWIMRPKCDMTSKHGFMGNGLFFVLDKSSIMYITWITGVQLNGTEDTDINNFIGSFWKREEVSTVIFMCVVE; translated from the exons aTGGGAGTACT TTTTCACTGCCGAATATGGATTATGAGGCCGAAGTGTGATATGACCTCAAAACATGGATTTATGGGCaatggacttttttttgttttggataaATCTTCTATCATGTATATTACATGGATTACAGGGGTTCAGCTAAATGGTACTGAAGATACTG ACATTAATAATTTCATTGGATCTTTCTGGAAGCGGGAAGAAGTAAGTACAGTGATTTTCATGTGTGTAGTAGAATAA